The Anoplolepis gracilipes chromosome 14, ASM4749672v1, whole genome shotgun sequence genome includes a window with the following:
- the Pli gene encoding protein pellino isoform X1, whose product MPVTKRIPYPSRSDGGSSESPLLVEEGETVGTPHSPRNIHSHSHSHGNPHRSHSYHHEKPKQLVKYGELVILGYNGYLPPGDRGRRRSKFVLYKRPVPNGVKRSKHYIVKTPHCSQAILNTKQHSISYTLSRTQAVIVEYTEDEKTDMFQIGRSSESPIDFVVMDTCAGGSDGGPANEGRVAQSTISRFACRILADRSDPRIARIYAAGFDSSRNIFLGEKATKWQENREIDGLTTNGVLIMHPRGQFCGGEAQCGFWREVSVGGGVFSLRESRSAQQKGNVVEEENNILQDGTLIDLCGATLLWRSAEGLAKSPTKQDLEELVDAINAGRPQCPVGLNTLVIPRKAASDSTQQQPYVYLKCGHVQGHHDWGQEKDKVTRRCPMCLVAGAVVKLSMGIEPAFYVDCGPPTYAFSPCGHMATEKTVKYWEKVAIPHGTNGYIAICPFCAVPLEGTPGYVKLIFQDNVD is encoded by the exons ATGCCAGTAACTAAACGCATTCCATATCCTTCGCG atccGACGGCGGTAGCAGCGAGAGCCCGTTGCTCGTGGAAGAAGGTGAGACAGTAGGCACGCCTCACAGTCCACGCAACATACACAGTCACAGCCATTCACATGGCAATCCACATCGCTCTCACAGTTACCATCATGAGAAGCCGAAACAATTAGTGAAATACGGTGAATTAGTTATACTCGg ATACAATGGTTACCTTCCACCTGGCGATAGGGGTAGAAGGAGAAGTAAATTCGTATTATACAAAAGACCCGTGCCAAATGGCGTTAAACGTAGCAAGCATTATATCGTTAAAACGCCTCATTGTTCGCAAGCCATTCTCAATACGAAGCAACACTCGATCTCGTACACGCTCTCCAGAACACAGGCCGTTATCGTCGAATACACGGAAGACGAAAAAACGGACATGTTTCAG ATCGGTCGTTCGTCCGAATCGCCTATCGATTTCGTAGTGATGGATACATGTGCGGGCGGAAGTGACGGCGGACCTGCTAATGAAGGACGCGTCGCCCAGAGTACCATCAGCAGGTTCGCTTGTCGGATTCTGGCGGATCGATCGGATCCCAGAATCGCGAGAATCTATGCCGCAGGTTTCGACAGTTCGAGAAACATTTTCCTAGGG GAAAAGGCAACTAAATGGCAAGAGAACCGCGAAATCGACGGACTTACGACTAATGGAGTCTTGATAATGCATCCGCGAGGTCAATTCTGCGGTGGCGAGGCGCAGTGTGGTTTCTGGCGAGAAGTTAGCGTGGGCGGCGGTGTTTTCTCGCTCAGGGAAAGCCGGAGCGCTCAACAGAAGGGCAACGTCGTGGAGGAGGAGAATAATATTCTACAAGACGGTACTCTCATTGATCTTTGCGGTGCTACTCTGCTCTGGCGATCAGCCGAAGGCCTGGCAAAGTCTCCG ACGAAACAAGATTTAGAAGAGTTAGTCGATGCTATAAATGCCGGCAGACCACAGTGTCCTGTAGGCTTAAACACATTGGTCATACCACGCAAAGCAGCTTCAGATTCGACGCAGCAACAGCCATACGTTTACCTTAAGTGTGGTCATGTACAGGGACATCACGACTGGGGTCAGGAAAAGGATAAGGTTACGAGAAGATGTCCTATGTGCCTAGTCGCAGGGGCAGTAGTCAAGTTGTCTATGGGAATAGAGCCTGCCTTCTACGTAGACTGCGGACCGCCCACTTACGCATTTAGTCCCTGTGGGCATATGGCTACGGAGAAAACTGTCAA ATATTGGGAAAAAGTAGCCATACCACACGGCACAAACGGCTATATCGCGATCTGTCCCTTCTGCGCGGTGCCGCTCGAGGGAACGCCAGGATatgtaaaactaatttttcagGATAATGTAGattga
- the Pli gene encoding protein pellino isoform X2 — MVIRSDGGSSESPLLVEEGETVGTPHSPRNIHSHSHSHGNPHRSHSYHHEKPKQLVKYGELVILGYNGYLPPGDRGRRRSKFVLYKRPVPNGVKRSKHYIVKTPHCSQAILNTKQHSISYTLSRTQAVIVEYTEDEKTDMFQIGRSSESPIDFVVMDTCAGGSDGGPANEGRVAQSTISRFACRILADRSDPRIARIYAAGFDSSRNIFLGEKATKWQENREIDGLTTNGVLIMHPRGQFCGGEAQCGFWREVSVGGGVFSLRESRSAQQKGNVVEEENNILQDGTLIDLCGATLLWRSAEGLAKSPTKQDLEELVDAINAGRPQCPVGLNTLVIPRKAASDSTQQQPYVYLKCGHVQGHHDWGQEKDKVTRRCPMCLVAGAVVKLSMGIEPAFYVDCGPPTYAFSPCGHMATEKTVKYWEKVAIPHGTNGYIAICPFCAVPLEGTPGYVKLIFQDNVD, encoded by the exons atccGACGGCGGTAGCAGCGAGAGCCCGTTGCTCGTGGAAGAAGGTGAGACAGTAGGCACGCCTCACAGTCCACGCAACATACACAGTCACAGCCATTCACATGGCAATCCACATCGCTCTCACAGTTACCATCATGAGAAGCCGAAACAATTAGTGAAATACGGTGAATTAGTTATACTCGg ATACAATGGTTACCTTCCACCTGGCGATAGGGGTAGAAGGAGAAGTAAATTCGTATTATACAAAAGACCCGTGCCAAATGGCGTTAAACGTAGCAAGCATTATATCGTTAAAACGCCTCATTGTTCGCAAGCCATTCTCAATACGAAGCAACACTCGATCTCGTACACGCTCTCCAGAACACAGGCCGTTATCGTCGAATACACGGAAGACGAAAAAACGGACATGTTTCAG ATCGGTCGTTCGTCCGAATCGCCTATCGATTTCGTAGTGATGGATACATGTGCGGGCGGAAGTGACGGCGGACCTGCTAATGAAGGACGCGTCGCCCAGAGTACCATCAGCAGGTTCGCTTGTCGGATTCTGGCGGATCGATCGGATCCCAGAATCGCGAGAATCTATGCCGCAGGTTTCGACAGTTCGAGAAACATTTTCCTAGGG GAAAAGGCAACTAAATGGCAAGAGAACCGCGAAATCGACGGACTTACGACTAATGGAGTCTTGATAATGCATCCGCGAGGTCAATTCTGCGGTGGCGAGGCGCAGTGTGGTTTCTGGCGAGAAGTTAGCGTGGGCGGCGGTGTTTTCTCGCTCAGGGAAAGCCGGAGCGCTCAACAGAAGGGCAACGTCGTGGAGGAGGAGAATAATATTCTACAAGACGGTACTCTCATTGATCTTTGCGGTGCTACTCTGCTCTGGCGATCAGCCGAAGGCCTGGCAAAGTCTCCG ACGAAACAAGATTTAGAAGAGTTAGTCGATGCTATAAATGCCGGCAGACCACAGTGTCCTGTAGGCTTAAACACATTGGTCATACCACGCAAAGCAGCTTCAGATTCGACGCAGCAACAGCCATACGTTTACCTTAAGTGTGGTCATGTACAGGGACATCACGACTGGGGTCAGGAAAAGGATAAGGTTACGAGAAGATGTCCTATGTGCCTAGTCGCAGGGGCAGTAGTCAAGTTGTCTATGGGAATAGAGCCTGCCTTCTACGTAGACTGCGGACCGCCCACTTACGCATTTAGTCCCTGTGGGCATATGGCTACGGAGAAAACTGTCAA ATATTGGGAAAAAGTAGCCATACCACACGGCACAAACGGCTATATCGCGATCTGTCCCTTCTGCGCGGTGCCGCTCGAGGGAACGCCAGGATatgtaaaactaatttttcagGATAATGTAGattga
- the Rpl32 gene encoding large ribosomal subunit protein eL32, with product MSIRPVYRPKIVKKRTKKFIRHQSDRYDKLKRNWRKPKGIDNRVRRRFKGQYLMPSIGYGSNKKTRHMLPTGFRKVLVHNVKELEVLMMQNRKFCAEIAHAVSSKKRKAIVERAQQLSIRVTNASARLRSEENE from the exons ATGTCCATCCGACCGGTCTATCGACCCAAGATTGTGAAGAAAAGGACAAAGAAGTTCATCAGGCATCAAAGTGACAGATATGACAAACTCAAG CGCAACTGGCGTAAACCAAAAGGTATCGACAACAGAGTACGTAGGCGTTTCAAGGGCCAATATTTGATGCCCAGCATTGGTTATGgtagcaataaaaaaacacgTCATATGCTACCAACAGGCTTTCGTAAGGTCCTTGTACATAACGTGAAg GAGCTTGAAGTCCTAATGATGCAAAATCGCAAGTTCTGTGCAGAAATTGCACATGCCGTTAGCAGCAAGAAAAGGAAAGCTATTGTTGAGCGTGCTCAACAACTTTCGATACGCGTGACAAATGCCAGTGCACGCTTGCGTTCGGAAGAGAACGAGTAA